One genomic region from Candidatus Nanosynbacter sp. TM7-074 encodes:
- the atpC gene encoding ATP synthase F1 subunit epsilon, giving the protein MKLSLVTLVGTKVDEEVYSLSIPTIDGEISVFPSHEPLVTIARDGVITVRRHKEDLDSQLEYFAISGGVVKIDYSSVQILVDEADHGDDIIEAETQAALERAIKARDEAGDQVEREKAKQLIDRHMVRLKVADLHRRKRRR; this is encoded by the coding sequence ATGAAATTGTCATTAGTTACACTTGTTGGCACGAAGGTTGACGAAGAGGTTTATTCGCTGTCAATCCCAACCATTGACGGCGAAATATCCGTTTTCCCGAGTCATGAGCCGCTAGTGACGATTGCGCGGGACGGCGTCATTACTGTGCGCCGCCATAAAGAAGATCTTGATAGCCAACTAGAGTATTTCGCGATCTCCGGCGGCGTGGTGAAGATTGATTATTCATCGGTGCAAATCCTAGTGGACGAGGCCGACCACGGCGACGACATTATCGAGGCGGAGACGCAGGCGGCACTGGAGCGCGCTATCAAAGCTCGCGACGAAGCCGGCGACCAAGTCGAGCGCGAAAAAGCCAAACAGCTCATTGACCGTCATATGGTGCGGTTGAAGGTGGCGGATCTTCATCGGCGCAAGCGACGACGTTAA
- a CDS encoding HAD-IC family P-type ATPase produces the protein MRDYLDIIKRNLLSPIVVVIFLLAGALVYVREYRDAWFISVVIVVNSTIGIVQELRAKRVLRQLELMSAPKARLLRDGNVVEVGYEDLKIDNEILIQAGDELPADAKVIESKGLELNESMLTGESASIEKKNGDVVLAATTVLAGEGMARVIAVGNDTKAGAISQVLRRYKPELTPLQLAIWRAIYFLTYGAIILSLLIAIVYYFSGDNVVIILKTITSAAVTVVPEGLLLASSLLLAFGSLRLAQAKVLPQKLSAIEAMALLNLLAVDKTGTLTSDEVSLEKVSSFGDDFSSSDVASFAALIAHETSGGNITGRAILAEAAPPKDTEIVDVMAFSSARKMAGVRARVNGTVRTLIMGAPEFVSKLAPVDKETRKKLNDWADKGLRVLMMAEFADEKTKIKDLKEGSGVAIGAVVLRNSLRHGVVETVDFLQRQGVTIRVISGDNPRTVQYIAREAGIKHPEKVVLGADLAKLSEDEFNEAADTYTIFARVLPDQKERLIARFQQSGKFTGMVGDGVNDALALKKADLGVAMYAGAPASRRVSDIILLNNSFTSLPMGMKLGNQIMQAIEVIAILFFHKIIYGVTLLLTTILINMNYPYSPRHITFMNIFLVTMPTLMWTLFPPVPKHRINPKRFWRDTLLAVLPIALLTGLTVAFTYWIMSAVFPGHATEVATMTVLTATFFGVYLVFLVGIMLDVAIDKAAKRARLLYLLSVVVVAAGSFGFGFLRDFFDFTVPNLFIMWPAIGAIILAALAQLFLARRVGQRISTSVG, from the coding sequence ATGCGTGATTATCTGGATATTATTAAGCGAAATTTGCTATCTCCTATTGTCGTGGTTATTTTTTTGCTTGCTGGTGCACTGGTGTATGTGCGTGAGTATCGCGATGCTTGGTTTATCTCCGTGGTGATTGTCGTAAACTCGACAATTGGTATTGTCCAAGAACTTAGAGCTAAGCGAGTTTTGCGTCAATTAGAGCTGATGAGCGCGCCGAAGGCTAGATTGTTGAGAGATGGAAACGTAGTTGAAGTGGGCTATGAGGATCTGAAGATTGACAATGAAATTCTTATTCAGGCTGGTGATGAGCTGCCGGCTGATGCGAAAGTTATTGAGTCAAAGGGTTTGGAATTGAATGAGAGTATGCTGACTGGAGAGTCGGCTTCGATCGAAAAGAAGAATGGCGATGTTGTATTGGCGGCGACAACTGTTCTGGCTGGTGAAGGCATGGCGCGAGTAATTGCTGTTGGTAACGACACGAAGGCTGGTGCCATTAGCCAAGTTTTGAGGCGTTATAAACCAGAATTGACACCTCTGCAGCTAGCGATCTGGCGAGCAATATATTTCTTGACATATGGCGCAATTATCTTATCTCTGTTAATTGCTATAGTTTATTATTTCTCCGGCGATAATGTGGTTATTATTTTAAAGACAATTACTTCAGCGGCGGTTACGGTTGTACCAGAGGGTTTATTATTGGCAAGCTCATTACTGCTGGCGTTTGGCTCATTACGGTTAGCTCAAGCAAAAGTCTTGCCGCAGAAGTTGTCGGCAATTGAAGCGATGGCGCTGCTGAATTTGCTGGCGGTGGATAAGACTGGCACTCTGACCAGCGATGAAGTGTCACTGGAAAAAGTCTCATCGTTTGGAGATGATTTTTCGAGCTCGGATGTGGCTAGCTTTGCGGCTTTAATTGCTCATGAAACTAGTGGCGGGAATATTACTGGCCGTGCTATTCTAGCAGAAGCTGCCCCGCCAAAGGATACGGAAATAGTTGATGTTATGGCGTTTTCGTCTGCGCGTAAAATGGCGGGTGTGAGGGCTAGGGTCAACGGCACGGTGCGAACCTTAATAATGGGTGCGCCGGAGTTTGTGTCGAAGTTGGCGCCCGTTGATAAGGAGACTCGAAAGAAATTGAATGATTGGGCGGATAAAGGTCTGCGCGTATTGATGATGGCGGAATTTGCGGACGAAAAAACCAAAATAAAAGATTTAAAAGAGGGCTCTGGTGTGGCTATTGGCGCGGTTGTTTTACGTAATTCTCTGCGTCATGGTGTGGTTGAGACGGTAGATTTTTTGCAGCGCCAAGGTGTAACTATCCGAGTAATTTCTGGTGACAACCCGCGCACGGTTCAATATATCGCACGTGAAGCTGGCATTAAGCATCCAGAAAAAGTGGTTTTAGGAGCTGATTTGGCGAAGCTAAGCGAAGACGAATTTAATGAAGCTGCTGATACTTATACGATTTTTGCTCGTGTTCTACCTGATCAGAAAGAGCGTTTAATTGCCAGGTTTCAGCAATCAGGCAAATTTACCGGCATGGTTGGTGATGGCGTTAATGACGCGCTGGCGCTAAAAAAGGCAGACCTTGGCGTGGCGATGTACGCTGGCGCTCCAGCTTCGCGGCGGGTTTCTGATATTATTTTGCTTAACAATTCCTTTACGTCTCTGCCTATGGGAATGAAGCTGGGCAATCAAATTATGCAGGCGATTGAAGTAATTGCTATCCTCTTTTTCCATAAAATTATTTACGGCGTAACGCTCCTTCTTACAACAATTCTGATCAATATGAACTATCCATATTCGCCGCGACATATTACGTTTATGAACATTTTTCTGGTGACTATGCCGACGCTTATGTGGACGCTTTTCCCGCCCGTGCCGAAACACCGCATAAATCCTAAGCGTTTTTGGCGTGATACATTGCTGGCGGTATTGCCGATTGCGCTACTAACTGGCTTAACGGTAGCCTTTACCTATTGGATTATGTCCGCAGTCTTCCCTGGTCACGCCACTGAAGTTGCAACAATGACGGTGTTGACGGCAACGTTCTTTGGTGTCTATTTAGTATTTTTGGTGGGAATCATGCTTGATGTTGCCATAGATAAAGCCGCCAAACGCGCCCGATTATTATACTTATTGTCGGTGGTTGTTGTGGCGGCAGGTAGCTTCGGCTTTGGTTTCTTGAGAG
- a CDS encoding ATP-dependent helicase, with protein sequence MDFNTRYAKLNDNQRQAVDYIHGSLLVIAGPGTGKTELLSMRTAQILRQTDTLPNSILCLTFTESGATNMRQRLRQIIGEDAYKIAIHTFHSFGTEIINQHREYFFRGADAQPVDELTQYQIISGILENLDWRNPLSVKNSGEFVYIKELIRVISEFKQSGLTPAELKTIIADNQRIIDEIAPDIQQIFATKISKKTIELFAPLAEKIAKSIGKNPEKENSNLPSSITPYANVLALSVAHAAQEAIDTNSTKPLTAWKNKWCEKNAKGEFILKDSAAADKLSAVVDVYEKYIEVLSDRSLFDYDDMILSVIQACEKHPELRANLQEQFQFIMVDEFQDTNLAQLRLLFNLTSDNDDNPNIMAVGDDDQAIFSFQGADVGNIQRFRQHYHDPKIIVLTDNYRSAENILTSARQVITQGSDRLENTIDGLSKQLTAHADSQGSRVEVQEFSSTSEERAGVAKQIAQLIQSGEKPENITVIARHHKELIEILPYLYRENIAVNYERHDDILEQDVIQILDKLARVIVAIHQNDLSLANSLLPEIIAHPAFGFSTSDIWKLSLHAYKNRQLWLESMLANSTFKEFGEWLLDRAKDVPNLPLEEHLDNLLGLTIDSENNNPSIISIASFYFPPEKLEKNPDTYLTTLESLRTLRQKLRDRITDKNPTLEDFLEFIDLHISTKTRLTQIWPHASSIRGAINLMTAHKSKGLEFPHVFVVGAIDSAWGEKVRTRSRLIRYPANLQLQPAGATYDERLRLFFVAMTRAKNTLTMTYSQTNDSGSDTIIASFLTNCTPTIIPAIENSTEQIEIAKTSWSERLTSPIIPELKDLLTPNLETYKLSVTHLNNFLDVSRGGPQNFLLNNLLHFPAAKNSAAAYGTAIHNSLQQTHCLFNANHQLPSTEQILQFFQKSLESQHLPADDFQLYLDKGQSALTTFINTKASDFHDTDLAELDFSNQGVIIGETKLTGKLDVVDIDKQNKTIFVTDYKTGKPSHSWKGSADYEKIKLHKYRQQLMFYQLLVEHSRDYGNFTFTGGRLQFVEPDMKTGDILSLEDTFSREELAEFTQLIEIIWRKITTLDLPDISDYSADYKGMLQFENDLLAGEI encoded by the coding sequence ATGGATTTCAATACTCGCTACGCAAAGTTAAATGATAATCAGCGCCAAGCTGTTGATTATATCCACGGCTCACTTCTGGTGATTGCTGGGCCAGGAACAGGCAAAACCGAGCTGCTGAGCATGCGCACCGCTCAAATCCTTAGACAGACCGACACTTTACCAAATAGTATTTTATGTTTAACCTTTACTGAAAGTGGCGCCACCAACATGCGCCAACGCCTTCGTCAGATTATTGGCGAGGATGCATATAAAATTGCCATCCATACATTTCATAGCTTTGGCACAGAAATTATCAATCAACATCGAGAATATTTTTTCCGTGGCGCCGACGCTCAGCCTGTCGACGAGTTAACACAGTACCAAATTATCTCTGGAATTCTTGAAAATCTTGATTGGCGAAATCCATTAAGTGTGAAAAATAGCGGGGAGTTTGTTTATATAAAAGAACTAATTCGAGTTATTTCAGAATTCAAACAAAGCGGCTTAACTCCAGCAGAGCTAAAGACAATTATTGCGGATAATCAGCGCATTATAGATGAAATTGCGCCAGACATTCAGCAAATATTCGCCACCAAAATATCTAAAAAAACCATAGAATTATTTGCGCCGCTGGCTGAAAAAATCGCCAAGTCAATTGGTAAAAATCCCGAAAAAGAAAATTCTAATTTACCATCCTCCATCACTCCATACGCCAATGTTTTAGCGCTTAGCGTCGCGCACGCCGCTCAGGAGGCAATTGACACCAACTCCACCAAGCCGCTGACTGCTTGGAAAAATAAATGGTGCGAGAAAAATGCTAAAGGCGAATTTATCCTGAAAGACTCGGCAGCCGCCGATAAATTATCCGCTGTCGTTGATGTTTATGAAAAGTATATAGAGGTCCTAAGTGATCGCTCACTGTTTGATTATGACGACATGATCCTATCAGTTATTCAAGCCTGCGAAAAACACCCCGAATTGCGCGCCAACCTCCAAGAGCAATTCCAATTCATCATGGTCGATGAATTCCAGGACACCAACTTAGCGCAACTACGTTTGTTATTTAATTTAACTAGCGACAACGACGACAATCCAAATATCATGGCCGTCGGTGATGATGATCAAGCGATTTTCAGTTTCCAAGGTGCGGATGTGGGTAATATCCAGCGTTTCCGCCAACATTATCACGATCCAAAAATTATCGTTCTAACGGATAACTATCGCTCGGCTGAAAATATTTTAACGTCAGCGCGACAAGTAATCACCCAAGGCTCAGATCGACTAGAAAATACCATTGATGGACTATCCAAGCAGCTGACAGCGCACGCAGACAGCCAAGGATCGCGTGTTGAAGTCCAAGAATTCTCTTCTACCAGCGAAGAACGAGCAGGAGTGGCTAAGCAAATTGCCCAACTAATCCAAAGCGGCGAAAAACCAGAAAATATCACAGTCATTGCGCGCCATCACAAAGAATTAATCGAGATACTTCCGTATCTTTATAGAGAAAATATTGCGGTTAATTACGAGCGACACGACGACATTTTAGAACAAGACGTTATCCAGATTTTAGATAAGCTAGCGCGAGTCATCGTGGCAATTCATCAAAATGATCTGAGCCTAGCCAATAGCCTCCTTCCAGAGATTATCGCTCATCCAGCGTTCGGTTTTTCAACGTCAGACATCTGGAAATTGAGTCTTCACGCTTACAAAAATCGCCAATTATGGCTGGAAAGTATGCTGGCGAATAGCACATTTAAGGAATTTGGCGAGTGGCTACTAGACCGCGCCAAGGACGTACCAAATCTACCACTAGAAGAGCATTTGGATAATCTATTGGGGCTGACCATCGACAGTGAAAATAACAATCCTTCAATTATTTCTATCGCCAGCTTTTATTTCCCACCAGAAAAGCTAGAGAAAAACCCTGATACATATTTAACGACCTTAGAGAGTTTGCGCACTCTACGCCAAAAACTCCGCGACCGAATTACCGATAAAAATCCAACCTTGGAAGATTTTCTGGAGTTTATAGATCTTCACATATCAACCAAAACCCGCCTAACACAAATCTGGCCACACGCCAGTTCAATCCGCGGCGCCATTAACCTAATGACCGCCCACAAGTCCAAAGGGCTAGAATTCCCACATGTCTTTGTTGTCGGGGCAATTGACAGTGCTTGGGGAGAGAAGGTTCGTACGCGTAGTCGACTAATCCGCTATCCCGCAAATCTCCAACTTCAGCCAGCTGGAGCCACCTACGATGAACGACTTCGTCTGTTCTTCGTGGCGATGACCCGCGCCAAAAACACCTTGACGATGACTTACTCGCAGACCAACGATTCCGGCAGCGACACAATAATTGCCAGTTTCTTGACCAATTGCACGCCAACTATTATTCCCGCTATCGAAAATTCGACAGAACAGATTGAAATTGCCAAAACCAGTTGGTCGGAACGTCTGACTTCACCGATTATTCCAGAGCTAAAAGACTTACTAACACCAAACCTAGAAACCTACAAACTCTCGGTAACACATCTTAATAATTTCCTCGACGTTTCGCGCGGCGGGCCACAGAATTTCTTATTGAACAATTTGCTTCATTTTCCAGCCGCTAAGAACTCTGCCGCAGCCTATGGAACCGCGATTCACAACAGCCTTCAACAAACGCACTGCTTATTTAACGCCAATCACCAATTGCCAAGCACTGAACAAATCCTCCAATTCTTCCAAAAATCCCTCGAGAGCCAACATTTGCCAGCGGACGATTTTCAATTATATCTAGACAAAGGTCAGTCAGCCTTAACTACATTCATAAACACCAAGGCCTCTGATTTCCACGACACAGACTTGGCGGAATTGGACTTTTCTAATCAAGGCGTAATCATAGGAGAAACCAAATTAACTGGTAAGCTTGACGTCGTCGACATTGATAAGCAAAATAAAACTATATTCGTAACAGATTATAAAACTGGTAAACCATCTCATTCCTGGAAAGGCTCGGCTGATTACGAGAAAATCAAACTTCATAAATATCGTCAGCAATTGATGTTTTATCAGCTACTGGTCGAGCACTCACGCGATTATGGCAATTTCACGTTTACCGGTGGGCGGCTACAATTTGTCGAGCCAGACATGAAAACTGGCGATATTCTCAGCTTGGAAGATACATTCTCCAGAGAAGAGTTGGCTGAATTTACGCAACTAATTGAGATTATTTGGCGAAAAATCACCACATTAGATTTGCCGGACATTTCTGACTATTCGGCGGATTATAAGGGAATGCTACAATTCGAAAACGACCTTCTGGCAGGGGAAATATAA
- the atpG gene encoding ATP synthase F1 subunit gamma: MPSTRALKNRIRSVDSTKQITKAMQLVAASKMRRAQEADKASAPYTVAAEELLSYLASQGATDNHPLFKRRKITKRLIIVIASDKGLAGAYNTNVLKKYLELLKRDDERGIENLTLTIGRRASQFASRLKDTKIIGNYDDLPDQPSGLTFHTILNTATSMFENGEVDAVTLVYTRFVNSMVQTAELSRLLPAGTKTLIDPSEVSNTVSDAKYEPSIPEVLDAVANRLTGARLLQGLLDARASEHSMRMMAMKNATDNASDLVDDLTLAMNKVRQGAITQELAEISGGVEAMEQ, translated from the coding sequence ATGCCGAGTACTCGTGCGCTGAAAAATCGCATTCGCTCGGTGGACTCGACCAAGCAGATTACCAAGGCGATGCAGCTGGTGGCCGCCAGCAAAATGCGCCGTGCTCAAGAGGCGGACAAGGCCTCGGCCCCCTACACCGTGGCGGCGGAGGAATTGCTGAGTTACCTAGCCAGCCAAGGTGCGACGGATAATCACCCGCTGTTCAAGCGCCGCAAAATCACCAAACGCTTGATCATCGTCATTGCCAGTGATAAAGGCCTGGCTGGTGCGTATAACACCAATGTCTTGAAGAAATATCTGGAGCTGCTGAAGCGTGATGACGAACGCGGTATTGAGAATCTGACCTTGACAATTGGGCGTCGGGCTTCACAGTTTGCCTCGCGCTTGAAGGATACGAAGATTATCGGTAACTATGACGATTTACCGGATCAGCCGTCGGGACTCACTTTTCACACCATTTTAAACACCGCGACTAGCATGTTTGAGAATGGTGAAGTTGACGCAGTAACACTGGTGTACACGCGATTTGTCAATAGCATGGTGCAGACGGCGGAATTATCGCGCTTGTTGCCAGCTGGCACGAAGACGCTGATTGATCCGAGTGAAGTTTCTAACACAGTTTCCGATGCCAAGTACGAGCCGAGCATTCCAGAGGTACTGGACGCTGTGGCGAATCGTTTAACGGGTGCGCGATTATTACAGGGGCTGCTGGACGCTCGTGCTAGTGAACATTCTATGCGGATGATGGCTATGAAAAATGCGACGGATAATGCATCTGACCTGGTGGACGATCTGACGCTGGCGATGAACAAAGTCCGCCAGGGTGCGATTACCCAGGAATTGGCAGAGATTTCTGGCGGTGTGGAGGCGATGGAACAATGA
- the atpD gene encoding F0F1 ATP synthase subunit beta — MAKDLGKIIQIVGVVVDVEFPRDVKLPAIYDALHVKNGKETLVLEVAQHLDEHTVRTIALSSTDGLARGAEVVATGAPISVPVGAETQGRMFNVVGEAIDEKPQPKGKTAPIHRPAPDLSEQSNKTEILETGIKVVDLIAPLAKGGKAGLFAGAGVGKTVLITELINNIAKFHSGNSVFAGVGERTREGNDLYYEMEEAGVLDKTSLVFGQMNEPPGARLRVALSGLAMAEAFRDEGKDVLLFIDNIYRYTQAGAEVSALLGRLPSAVGYQPNLQQEMGALQERITSTKKGSITSVQAVYVPADDLTDPAPATTFAHLDATIVMNRALTEIGIYPAVDVLDSSSNSLDPEIVGEEHYRVAREVQRVLQQYKELQDIIAILGMEELSDDQKQIVARARRIQRFLAQPFHVAEKFTGNPGVYVKLEDTIRDAADILAGKYDDKPESWFYMVQGTLSDQVARDAESETAKSKKHSEKKAK; from the coding sequence ATGGCAAAAGATTTAGGAAAAATTATTCAAATCGTTGGCGTGGTGGTCGATGTGGAATTTCCGCGCGATGTTAAGTTGCCGGCGATTTATGACGCGTTGCATGTTAAAAATGGCAAAGAGACGTTGGTATTGGAAGTAGCGCAGCACCTCGACGAGCACACGGTGCGAACGATCGCCCTGTCGTCGACTGACGGCTTGGCTCGTGGTGCGGAAGTGGTGGCGACTGGTGCGCCGATTTCCGTGCCAGTGGGTGCTGAGACTCAGGGACGCATGTTTAACGTGGTTGGTGAAGCGATTGACGAGAAGCCGCAGCCAAAGGGTAAAACCGCACCAATTCACCGCCCTGCTCCGGATTTGAGCGAGCAGTCAAACAAGACGGAGATTTTGGAAACTGGTATCAAGGTTGTCGACCTGATCGCCCCGCTGGCCAAAGGTGGTAAAGCCGGTCTGTTCGCCGGTGCTGGTGTCGGTAAAACCGTCCTGATCACCGAGCTGATCAATAACATCGCTAAGTTTCACTCTGGTAACTCGGTCTTTGCTGGCGTTGGTGAGCGTACTCGCGAAGGAAATGACTTGTACTACGAGATGGAAGAAGCTGGCGTGCTGGACAAGACCTCGCTGGTGTTTGGTCAGATGAATGAGCCACCTGGAGCACGTCTGCGCGTGGCGCTGTCGGGTTTGGCGATGGCCGAAGCCTTCCGTGACGAAGGTAAAGACGTGCTGTTATTTATCGACAATATTTACCGCTACACCCAGGCTGGTGCTGAGGTGTCGGCACTGCTGGGCCGTTTGCCAAGCGCTGTGGGCTATCAGCCAAACTTACAGCAAGAAATGGGTGCTCTCCAGGAGCGCATTACCTCAACCAAAAAGGGTTCGATTACCTCTGTTCAGGCGGTGTATGTGCCAGCTGACGACTTGACCGATCCAGCGCCAGCAACGACCTTCGCTCACCTGGACGCGACTATCGTGATGAACCGTGCCTTGACGGAAATTGGTATTTACCCTGCCGTTGACGTGTTGGATTCCAGCTCTAATTCGCTCGACCCAGAAATCGTTGGCGAGGAGCACTACCGTGTGGCGCGCGAAGTGCAGCGAGTGCTGCAGCAGTATAAAGAATTGCAGGACATCATCGCCATCCTCGGTATGGAAGAATTGTCGGATGACCAGAAGCAAATCGTCGCCCGGGCTCGCCGCATTCAGCGCTTCCTGGCGCAGCCCTTCCACGTGGCTGAGAAATTTACTGGCAACCCGGGTGTGTACGTCAAGTTGGAAGACACCATTCGCGATGCTGCCGACATCTTGGCTGGTAAATATGACGATAAACCGGAAAGCTGGTTCTACATGGTACAAGGCACATTGAGCGATCAAGTTGCCCGTGACGCAGAGTCGGAAACTGCTAAGTCTAAAAAACATTCTGAAAAGAAAGCCAAATAG
- a CDS encoding tRNA dihydrouridine synthase, protein MTSFWNDLPQPFFILAPMEAVTDVVFRHVVKRAGAPDVFFTEFTNATGWVHAGDKAIAGRLIKTDDEHPLVAQIWGGEPGDMEQFAAHCAKLDFDGIDINMGCPAKSAIKSGGAALIRHPDVAVAAIAAAKTAGLPVSVKTRLGYTYVDEWREWLTTILQQDIVNLTIHLRTKKEMSKVPAHYELTDDIIKLRDEIAPQTLLTINGDIRNRAHGEELFATHPGLNGLMIGRGVFSDPFCFRASRVVPQKKFGQLYVGPELFSDGTRETNRKSTPTEETKIPITNHKQELIKLLNYHLDLFDHYQPTLGRPYETLKRFFKIYVRDFDGAKELRDQLMHTKTTDEVRSILAHNDRPHYTY, encoded by the coding sequence ATGACATCATTTTGGAATGATTTACCGCAGCCATTTTTTATCTTGGCGCCCATGGAAGCCGTCACTGACGTAGTGTTTCGCCATGTCGTGAAAAGGGCAGGCGCACCCGACGTGTTTTTCACCGAGTTTACCAACGCCACCGGCTGGGTACACGCTGGCGATAAGGCCATCGCTGGGCGACTAATTAAAACCGACGACGAGCATCCGCTGGTCGCCCAAATCTGGGGCGGCGAGCCAGGTGATATGGAACAATTTGCTGCCCATTGCGCCAAGCTCGACTTTGACGGCATCGACATCAACATGGGTTGTCCCGCCAAATCCGCCATCAAATCTGGTGGCGCGGCACTGATCCGCCACCCCGACGTAGCGGTCGCCGCCATCGCCGCCGCCAAAACTGCTGGATTACCAGTCAGTGTCAAAACCAGGCTGGGTTATACGTATGTTGACGAATGGCGAGAATGGCTAACGACTATCTTGCAGCAAGATATTGTTAATCTGACCATCCACCTGCGTACCAAAAAGGAGATGAGCAAAGTCCCGGCACATTACGAACTCACCGACGACATTATCAAACTACGTGACGAAATCGCCCCACAAACTCTCTTGACTATCAACGGCGATATCCGCAACCGAGCCCACGGCGAAGAACTATTTGCAACCCACCCAGGCCTCAACGGCCTGATGATCGGGCGGGGAGTATTTAGCGATCCGTTTTGCTTTCGAGCGTCTCGAGTGGTACCTCAGAAAAAATTTGGGCAACTTTACGTGGGCCCAGAATTATTTTCTGACGGTACCCGAGAGACAAACAGAAAGAGTACTCCAACCGAGGAAACGAAAATCCCCATCACCAATCATAAACAAGAACTAATTAAACTCCTCAACTACCATCTCGACCTATTCGACCACTACCAACCAACCCTCGGTCGCCCATACGAAACCCTCAAACGCTTCTTCAAAATCTACGTCCGCGACTTCGACGGCGCCAAAGAGCTGCGCGACCAGCTGATGCACACCAAGACGACCGACGAGGTGCGATCAATACTTGCACACAACGATCGTCCACATTATACTTATTGA